The region CGGGTTCCGGCGTCATGCCGGTCCGCCGGGCCAGGTAGCTCAGTTGGTACGAGCGTCCGCCTGAAAAGCGGAAGGTCGGCGGTTCGACCCCGCCCCTGGCCACACCTTCCCACCAGCCGAAACACCTGCGCTGGTCTTTTTCCTTTCCCCTCGCTGTCCACGAGGGTGTCGAGCGCGGCCCTGTCGTCGGCGCTCAACCGGCCGTCGAGACCGGATCGCATGCGCCACAGCGACGACGGGCAGCGCACCCATCTCCGCGCCACGAAGCCGTAGCGCCCCTGCTCCCCTCCTCGGTTCCGTCCGTCAGCCGAGAGGGTCGTTCTCACCGCTCACCCACGCGATGTACCTGTCCGCGGACCGGTGGACCGCATCCTTCGCGCCAGCGAGCACCGCGCGCCCCGCGAGGCCGTACATCCGGTCGAACTCGTAGGGCTCGAGCGCGTCGACGATCCGCCGCACCAGAGCGGGCGACAGCGGTATCCCGTTGGGGTAGCTCCGCAGGAACGTCACCCAGCCCGTCGCCGGCGTCGGCATGATCGAGTCCCCCACGAGCAGATCGCCCCGCCCGTCCGGGCTCGTCACGTGCGCCACGGCCGCCCCCGGGAAGTGGCCGCCGACCTCGATCAGCGTCACACCCGGCAGTACCGTCTCGACGCCGCGCCACTCCGTGATCACAGGGTCGTCGCGCTGCACCCACTCCCGGTCCGCGGAGTGGACGAGCACCGGGACGTCGCCGAAGCGACGGCTCCAGCCCACCTGACAGCCGAACATGTGCGGGTGGCTCGCCACCACGACGCTCAGTCCGCCGAGTCCCTCGATCTCCGCGACGACTCCGGTGCGAGGTGGTTCGGCGGATCCCACAGCAGGTTTCCGTCCGGCGTCCGGACGAGGTGCGACCACTGCCCGATCCCGAAGCTCGGCTGCCGGTGGAACCGGTGCAGGCCCGGCCGCAGCTCCTCGCTCTCCACGCGGTGCTCCTCGGCGTCCAGCTCGCCGGCGGTGGTCCAGTGCTGGCCGTCGACCGGGACCCACTGGCGGTCGTCGGCGCAGATCCGGCAGGTGCCGCTGGGCGGTCGGGCAGTGTCCGGGTGCTCGACGCCGCAGGTGCCGCAGATCCAGATCGTCACCGCGCCAGTCTCATCGCACGGACGGGGACGAGGTCAAGACGCCGAGCAGCGGACTGGGCGACGACCCGTCCGCGGCGCCTCCGCGGTCCGGATCGGACGGATCGTTGTCCACTCGGTCGTGCGGTCGGGACCGCCGGATCGAGGGACAGGTGTGACGGTGCGTAGTTCCAGAAAAGGATGCTCGGCCAAGCGGGTAGCGGTTCATCACAAAGAGTGACCACGAGCGGGTGAAAGGGGTCGATCACGACGACCACAGATGCCGTAACGGAG is a window of Pseudonocardia sp. T1-2H DNA encoding:
- a CDS encoding hydrolase produces the protein MGSAEPPRTGVVAEIEGLGGLSVVVASHPHMFGCQVGWSRRFGDVPVLVHSADREWVQRDDPVITEWRGVETVLPGVTLIEVGGHFPGAAVAHVTSPDGRGDLLVGDSIMPTPATGWVTFLRSYPNGIPLSPALVRRIVDALEPYEFDRMYGLAGRAVLAGAKDAVHRSADRYIAWVSGENDPLG